The following proteins are encoded in a genomic region of Candidatus Bathyarchaeota archaeon:
- a CDS encoding NDP-sugar synthase produces the protein MKALILAGGFGTRLRPLSCTRPKLLFPIANKPLLDITLERLAENGVNEAVLAVNFMADALERACGKSKHGIKLHYSRDAPTKPKTAHLSQGALGTGGPIKQAEKLLGRKAPFFVLNGDILTDSNYSEIMKEHKKNNGIATIALRRVEDPSHYGVVKLTKKNRITRFVEKPSKKAPSNLANAGIYVLEPSILNYIPVGKRCSIEREIFPKLAKEGELFGHEIKGLWVDVGKPADYIKANRLWLEAGMETSSNSAKAKKGKKTEIKEAVAIGEGVSIGEKSIIGPNVSLGKKVSVGKEVHIKDSIIFPHTIISDLTTIEGVIIGESVIVGRKVKIGKGCLIGDNTVIRDNITLTHDVKICPSKEISENILTPRCVM, from the coding sequence TTGAAAGCTTTAATCTTGGCAGGGGGCTTCGGAACAAGACTACGTCCCCTAAGCTGCACAAGACCAAAACTCCTCTTTCCAATAGCCAACAAACCACTCCTCGACATAACGCTTGAAAGACTAGCAGAAAACGGCGTAAATGAAGCAGTACTAGCTGTCAACTTTATGGCAGATGCCCTTGAACGGGCCTGCGGAAAGTCAAAACATGGAATAAAGCTCCACTACTCCAGAGACGCCCCAACAAAACCTAAAACCGCCCACCTGTCTCAAGGGGCATTAGGAACCGGAGGACCCATAAAACAGGCTGAAAAGCTACTGGGAAGAAAAGCGCCTTTCTTCGTGTTGAACGGCGACATCCTAACTGATTCTAATTACTCAGAAATCATGAAAGAACACAAAAAAAACAACGGTATAGCAACCATAGCACTCCGCAGAGTTGAAGACCCAAGCCATTACGGAGTAGTAAAACTAACAAAGAAGAATCGAATTACAAGATTTGTAGAAAAACCGTCCAAGAAAGCGCCAAGCAACCTAGCAAACGCGGGCATCTATGTCCTAGAGCCAAGCATCTTAAATTATATTCCCGTAGGTAAACGATGCTCCATAGAGCGGGAAATATTTCCAAAGCTTGCGAAGGAGGGAGAGCTTTTCGGTCACGAGATTAAAGGCTTGTGGGTTGACGTCGGAAAGCCAGCAGACTACATTAAAGCCAACAGGCTTTGGCTTGAAGCAGGAATGGAAACGAGCAGCAATTCTGCGAAAGCGAAAAAGGGAAAGAAAACAGAAATCAAGGAAGCAGTGGCAATTGGAGAAGGCGTTTCTATTGGTGAAAAATCAATTATAGGCCCAAACGTCTCTCTTGGAAAAAAGGTTTCTGTAGGAAAAGAAGTTCACATAAAAGATTCGATAATTTTCCCTCACACTATAATCTCAGACCTTACAACTATCGAGGGAGTAATAATAGGTGAATCTGTCATTGTTGGAAGAAAGGTGAAAATTGGAAAAGGATGCTTAATAGGGGACAACACCGTAATTCGAGACAATATAACCCTCACTCACGACGTCAAGATCTGCCCCTCGAAAGAAATCTCCGAAAACATACTTACACCTAGATGCGTAATGTAA